A region from the Chitinophaga sp. Cy-1792 genome encodes:
- a CDS encoding NAD(P)/FAD-dependent oxidoreductase: MLTDNKNIAIIGGGPGGLLLARLLQMKGVSVKVYERDENEAARVQGATLDLHYHGGLRAMKAAGLLPAFKAYYRPGAEKGRVIDKDGNILYDEHNNPATGTDFDSEYARPEIDRGDLRNILLAALQPGTVAWNKQFQSMSAAGNQWLLQFKDGSTDMADIVIGADGANSRIRPYLLTTPPVYAGTIIFQGNVPDAANTIPEVNQLLKGGKIYVYADEKFLHISSKGDGSIDFYVSMKKPEDWRPDISDKAKSCAWFTTEFPGWNPLWLSLVENMQLPMLMRPQYCMSLEENLPSFANLTLLGDAAHVMPPSGEGVNLAMLDALELCGHLTGDKDNDLKAALAAYQHAMQHRAKEEAILSMEMLHWMHEEHAGQVFLEKYCG, encoded by the coding sequence ATGTTAACTGACAATAAAAATATTGCTATAATAGGTGGTGGCCCGGGCGGACTATTACTGGCAAGATTGCTACAGATGAAAGGCGTTTCCGTTAAGGTGTATGAAAGAGACGAAAATGAAGCGGCACGGGTGCAGGGCGCCACGCTCGATCTCCACTACCACGGTGGTTTACGGGCGATGAAAGCGGCAGGTCTCTTACCCGCTTTTAAAGCGTACTACCGGCCAGGCGCTGAAAAAGGCCGTGTTATAGACAAAGATGGCAACATCCTGTACGACGAGCATAATAATCCGGCCACCGGTACTGATTTCGACAGTGAATATGCCAGACCGGAAATAGACCGCGGCGATCTGAGAAATATCCTGCTGGCCGCTCTTCAACCAGGCACAGTAGCGTGGAATAAGCAATTTCAAAGTATGTCGGCAGCCGGCAACCAATGGCTGTTACAATTTAAAGATGGCAGCACTGACATGGCCGATATCGTTATCGGTGCGGATGGCGCTAATTCCAGGATAAGGCCTTATCTCCTCACAACACCTCCCGTTTATGCAGGCACTATCATTTTTCAGGGCAATGTACCTGATGCTGCCAATACTATTCCGGAAGTGAACCAGTTATTAAAAGGCGGGAAAATCTATGTTTATGCAGATGAGAAATTTCTGCACATATCATCCAAAGGTGATGGTAGTATAGATTTTTATGTCAGTATGAAAAAACCGGAAGACTGGCGACCAGATATCTCAGATAAAGCTAAGTCCTGTGCCTGGTTTACCACTGAATTCCCTGGCTGGAACCCGCTCTGGCTATCGCTCGTTGAAAACATGCAGCTACCTATGCTCATGCGTCCGCAATACTGCATGTCGTTGGAAGAAAATCTGCCCTCTTTCGCAAACCTTACCCTGCTGGGCGATGCAGCACATGTTATGCCGCCATCCGGAGAAGGCGTCAACCTCGCCATGCTGGATGCGCTGGAGTTATGCGGGCACCTCACCGGTGATAAGGATAACGATTTAAAGGCTGCCTTAGCAGCATATCAGCACGCGATGCAACATAGGGCTAAAGAAGAAGCCATATTGTCCATGGAAATGTTGCACTGGATGCATGAGGAACATGCCGGGCAGGTATTCCTGGAGAAATATTGCGGGTAG
- a CDS encoding HAMP domain-containing sensor histidine kinase: MKLIVHYNRHNFIVLTLLFILSGIASYTLTKKVLLYELDESLGYAMEQTNAYVQTHHALPAPSPYDNTQVSIVPSNEPVAAPRITNVENGISVKGRKHIGHTLTFFVALDQQHYKIIISKPVEGIRHITYTVMLLTMAMILVLLLMLAIVNRFVVSRLWRPFYSTLNSLKNFRLNNTSAVEFKKSNIEEFSIMNEQLQLVTANASKEYRLLKEFTENASHEFQTPLAIIRSKLDVLIQQDNLTEEQTELVAEAYSAVTRLSGLSRSLLLLTKIENNQFSDQQELSLHHTVQRKVSQFEELWEDSDISYSLVVSPVFIKMNGDLLEILLNNIFSNASRHNRPGGMIRIVQESNVLHVSNTGNGGALDSEKLFSRFYKDAVNNDNNGLGLSIVKQICIASGISPYYEYKEGLHTFSFHW; the protein is encoded by the coding sequence ATGAAGCTGATCGTACATTATAACCGGCATAACTTTATCGTTCTCACCCTGCTCTTTATTCTCTCCGGTATTGCCAGCTATACGCTGACGAAAAAAGTGTTGCTGTATGAACTGGATGAGAGCCTGGGTTATGCCATGGAGCAGACTAACGCTTACGTACAAACGCACCATGCCCTTCCGGCGCCTTCTCCGTACGACAATACACAGGTTTCGATCGTACCATCCAACGAACCTGTTGCAGCGCCCAGAATTACCAATGTAGAAAATGGCATCAGCGTTAAAGGCAGGAAACATATCGGACATACCCTCACCTTTTTTGTCGCCCTTGATCAGCAACACTACAAGATCATCATCAGTAAGCCTGTGGAAGGTATCAGGCACATCACCTATACCGTCATGCTGCTAACCATGGCCATGATACTGGTGCTGTTACTGATGCTGGCCATTGTAAACCGGTTTGTTGTATCGCGTTTGTGGCGGCCGTTTTACAGTACGCTCAACAGCTTAAAAAATTTCAGACTGAATAACACCAGCGCAGTAGAGTTCAAAAAAAGTAATATCGAGGAGTTCAGTATTATGAATGAACAGCTGCAACTGGTAACAGCCAATGCCAGCAAGGAATACCGGCTACTGAAGGAGTTTACGGAAAATGCTTCCCACGAATTCCAGACACCATTGGCTATCATACGCTCCAAGCTGGATGTACTGATTCAGCAGGACAACCTCACCGAAGAACAAACAGAACTGGTGGCAGAAGCCTATAGCGCAGTTACACGACTCTCGGGATTAAGCCGGTCGCTATTGCTGCTTACAAAGATTGAAAACAACCAGTTCAGCGATCAGCAGGAGCTTTCACTGCACCACACGGTACAACGAAAAGTTAGTCAGTTTGAAGAGCTCTGGGAAGATAGTGATATTTCGTATAGCCTGGTAGTATCACCGGTTTTTATAAAGATGAATGGTGATCTGCTGGAGATCCTGCTCAATAATATTTTCAGCAATGCCAGCAGGCATAACAGGCCAGGTGGAATGATCCGTATCGTGCAGGAAAGTAATGTACTGCATGTCTCCAATACCGGCAACGGCGGGGCTTTAGACAGTGAAAAGCTTTTTTCCAGGTTTTATAAAGATGCAGTCAATAATGACAATAATGGTTTAGGCCTATCTATTGTAAAGCAGATATGTATCGCCTCAGGTATCTCTCCCTATTATGAATATAAGGAAGGACTCCATACCTTTTCATTTCATTGGTAA
- a CDS encoding metallophosphoesterase, translating into MLKNTCFLLLGLALYTQGIKAQDNKPFIAPPYLQIGYQPAPGSMELLWHSADSSAAWDVELKTAGTTSWKKAARPEATRVAVANIGTHFVYRTLVAGLPAGNDFDYRVLKNKKVVFTATGKAPKEKDQSFRFVAFGDIGAGTPSAKALALRAYEAKPDLVVVPGDIVYERGLISEYRTNFWPVYNADAANTEGAPLMRSIPFVAAMGNHDGDTRDLNSYPDALAYYAFWDQPLNGLQAAEGSAVVPFIKATPENKKAFETAAGKAYPVMSNFSFNYGNIHWTFIDSDTYVDWTDSALLKWVANDLQSAKDATWKIVVFHHPGFSSSRDHFEQQQMRLLSPILEAGQVDVVLNGHVHNYQRSFPMHFAPEKKGTLLVGGKDNKTIRGRVVPGKWTLDHNFDGHTQTKPQGIIYLVTGAGGQELYNEDQQEDTDSWQKFTYKFISSIHSFTVADVNGGKLTFRQISEEGKELDTFTITK; encoded by the coding sequence ATGCTGAAGAATACATGTTTTTTATTGCTGGGATTAGCCCTGTATACCCAGGGTATCAAAGCCCAGGACAACAAACCTTTTATTGCACCACCTTACCTGCAGATAGGCTACCAGCCTGCTCCGGGATCTATGGAGCTGCTCTGGCACAGCGCCGACAGCAGCGCGGCCTGGGATGTGGAACTGAAAACAGCCGGTACCACCAGCTGGAAGAAAGCTGCCCGCCCGGAAGCTACCCGCGTGGCGGTGGCCAATATCGGTACACACTTCGTATACAGAACACTGGTGGCCGGCCTTCCTGCCGGTAATGATTTCGATTACCGTGTACTGAAAAATAAAAAGGTGGTATTCACCGCTACAGGTAAAGCGCCGAAAGAAAAAGACCAGTCTTTCCGTTTCGTGGCTTTCGGTGATATCGGTGCCGGCACACCCAGCGCAAAAGCGCTGGCACTGCGCGCCTATGAAGCTAAACCTGACCTGGTGGTGGTACCGGGAGATATCGTTTATGAGAGAGGGTTAATATCTGAATACAGAACTAATTTCTGGCCGGTATATAATGCAGATGCTGCTAACACCGAAGGTGCACCACTGATGCGTTCCATTCCGTTCGTAGCGGCAATGGGCAACCACGACGGCGATACCAGGGATCTCAACAGCTACCCGGATGCATTGGCCTACTATGCTTTCTGGGATCAGCCGCTGAACGGATTACAGGCTGCTGAAGGCAGTGCCGTAGTACCTTTCATCAAAGCAACGCCGGAGAATAAAAAAGCGTTCGAAACCGCTGCTGGCAAAGCCTACCCGGTAATGAGCAATTTCTCCTTTAACTATGGTAACATACACTGGACTTTTATCGATTCAGATACCTATGTAGACTGGACAGACAGCGCTTTGCTGAAATGGGTGGCCAACGACCTGCAATCAGCGAAAGACGCTACCTGGAAGATCGTCGTATTTCACCATCCGGGCTTCAGCTCTTCCAGAGACCATTTCGAACAACAGCAGATGCGGTTGTTATCACCCATCCTGGAAGCGGGTCAGGTAGATGTTGTGCTGAATGGCCACGTACATAACTATCAGCGCAGTTTCCCGATGCACTTCGCACCGGAGAAAAAAGGAACCTTACTCGTAGGAGGGAAAGATAATAAAACCATCCGTGGCCGCGTAGTGCCTGGCAAATGGACACTGGACCATAACTTCGACGGACATACGCAAACAAAACCACAAGGCATTATATACCTGGTAACAGGCGCCGGCGGACAGGAACTCTACAACGAAGATCAACAGGAAGATACTGACTCATGGCAGAAATTTACCTATAAGTTTATTTCTTCCATTCACTCTTTCACCGTGGCAGATGTCAATGGCGGTAAACTGACCTTCCGCCAGATTTCTGAAGAAGGAAAGGAACTGGATACCTTTACCATTACGAAATAA
- a CDS encoding AraC family transcriptional regulator, protein MKLSIVDTGSGITREFARAIGATVEGRFIYIPASKGSGYITGFSWGRDLRMMIRYYHLKKDVIIERTNKLAEGQEDMVFLLSGVFPALKQQDRSLMPETASIMICRHAVSSVLAMPANTIFGSITIAISREQLHQMFGSISHPIVSDLLTAGENFIMETGMTSQIIKTAGEMLAQPIPVEMESHFYRLKCEELLCYVVAMLMQREEVPSGSIHMDDIKAIYAIKDHLLRHLDTSPQIAELAREAGMSEPKLRKIFKQIFGKGVFEYYQSARMNEAAILLKEKKMNVSEVGYHLGFTNLSHFSRVFEKHIGIKPKKYAASPVS, encoded by the coding sequence ATGAAATTATCCATTGTAGATACAGGATCAGGGATAACCAGGGAATTTGCCCGGGCTATTGGTGCTACTGTTGAGGGAAGGTTTATCTATATCCCTGCCAGTAAGGGATCCGGCTATATCACCGGTTTTTCATGGGGGAGAGATTTACGTATGATGATCCGTTATTACCATCTGAAAAAAGATGTGATCATCGAAAGAACAAATAAACTGGCAGAAGGGCAGGAGGATATGGTATTCCTGTTGAGTGGGGTGTTTCCGGCGCTGAAGCAACAAGACAGGTCGTTAATGCCTGAAACGGCCAGCATCATGATTTGCAGACATGCCGTTTCCTCTGTGCTGGCAATGCCTGCCAATACCATTTTTGGCAGTATAACGATTGCAATATCCAGGGAACAGCTACATCAAATGTTTGGAAGTATTTCCCATCCTATCGTTTCAGATCTGTTGACCGCCGGTGAAAACTTCATTATGGAAACGGGTATGACATCACAGATTATTAAAACAGCAGGAGAGATGCTGGCACAGCCCATTCCGGTGGAAATGGAAAGCCATTTTTATAGATTGAAATGCGAAGAATTATTGTGTTATGTGGTTGCCATGTTGATGCAGCGGGAGGAAGTACCATCGGGTAGTATACACATGGATGATATAAAGGCGATATATGCCATCAAAGATCATTTGCTGCGGCACCTGGATACATCGCCACAAATTGCTGAACTGGCCAGAGAAGCAGGTATGAGCGAACCCAAATTAAGAAAGATTTTTAAACAGATATTTGGCAAGGGCGTTTTCGAGTATTATCAGTCGGCCAGAATGAATGAAGCAGCAATTTTATTAAAAGAGAAAAAAATGAACGTATCCGAAGTGGGCTACCACCTTGGATTTACCAATCTCAGTCATTTTTCAAGGGTATTTGAAAAGCATATCGGTATTAAGCCAAAGAAGTATGCTGCATCCCCGGTCAGCTAA
- a CDS encoding response regulator transcription factor → MRLLIIEDEQSLTKSIHSYLQQSNFFCDVAYNYNEGQDMLSSSDYDCIVLDINLPGGSGLDLLQVMKKRKIGAGIIIISARNSLDDKINGLQLGGDDYLTKPFHLAELTARINSIIRRKNFDGNNAVTFDKITVDLLDKTVKVGTTDIHLTKKEFKLLLYFISNKSRIITKEAIAAHLWEDYASLGYSYDFIYTHIKNLRKKLMEKGCPDYIKAVYGMGYKFIVDETLPA, encoded by the coding sequence ATGAGATTACTAATAATTGAGGACGAGCAGTCGCTGACCAAAAGTATACATAGTTACCTCCAGCAAAGCAACTTTTTTTGTGATGTTGCCTATAACTACAACGAAGGACAAGACATGCTGTCCAGTAGCGACTATGACTGTATTGTACTGGACATCAACCTGCCAGGTGGCAGCGGGCTGGATTTACTACAAGTGATGAAAAAACGAAAAATCGGGGCCGGCATTATTATTATCTCCGCCAGAAATTCACTGGATGATAAAATCAACGGCCTGCAACTGGGAGGGGATGATTACCTGACCAAGCCCTTTCATCTTGCCGAACTGACTGCCCGCATCAACTCTATCATCCGCAGGAAAAACTTCGATGGAAACAATGCAGTCACATTCGATAAAATAACAGTTGATCTCCTCGACAAAACAGTAAAAGTAGGTACAACAGATATTCATCTCACTAAAAAAGAATTTAAACTACTACTCTACTTCATCAGCAACAAAAGTCGTATCATCACCAAAGAAGCCATCGCAGCGCATCTTTGGGAAGATTACGCCTCGCTGGGATATAGTTACGATTTCATCTACACACATATCAAAAATCTCCGGAAAAAACTCATGGAAAAAGGTTGCCCGGATTATATCAAGGCCGTTTATGGCATGGGATATAAATTCATCGTGGATGAAACGCTGCCCGCATGA
- a CDS encoding TonB-dependent receptor, whose amino-acid sequence MATAKNFTQLFFSAFLATVALEASAQTIKGRVTDATTGEPLVGATVVLKGASAKAVVKLDGTFQFKNLKPGDYELMATCYGYTVIKAGPVHVKGDNDFQVVDMAAKPLQSDLSGISVLGSQHGESGARNLEQKSNQVVNILSSKTLQLLPDITVANALQRVSGVTIEKGSSGEGRYPIIRGMDKRYINTLVNNIKIPSPDNKSRFIPLDLFPSELLERLEVSKSLTPSMEGDAIGGTINLVMKDAPASQLLQVNFSGGYNNIFADQPFQSFSTSTMNKRSPNQINGATYAAKEAEFPLGHMNYTPKSGPINTTAGITIGNRFGKNKALGVILSGSYQNQYRGTATSVFSTATTPNVDNIPSFEYLRERKYSTLTQRIGVSGKVDYHFNQRNKISLFSTYVHLDDRQVRLSYDTTNAINQTLSYSTRSTWQYQSIYNATLQGEHQLTGSSKLDWSAVYSIAKNSIPDQTSFAHGGLSVDRTGKEVKLNGDDILNAMNRSWMQNSDKDLSFYANYTKETRLLNRFFELKGGVLYRHKTRDNFYNYYTLNPLRINGNNQLYTSVDSAKFTFIGTDATAQLNGNNYTFNEDITAAYLQGKWQLTTALEALGGLRVEHTRQHYNTQLPPTADYKDGTITYTDLLPSLQLKYQLQHNQTLRLSYYKAIARPQFSELIPDGPDNYELFKERGNPEGLQHSTAHNFDFRYELFPGKAEQLLLGVFYKRIDDPIELSVRKFGYNSQVFEPVNIGTAATNYGFEAVFVKYIGSFGISANYTYTHSSITNDSMLYKYRDPQLGITDKYIAETRPMQGQANHIGNLSLLYKNTKTGTDIQVAMVYTGERLAILNTYAGLHYWLQPTTQLDLSFEQRLYRRLTFYGKINNLTNTPTVMAMHLPYNSYLAKTSVPLSQQSSPDSKIVVQKDYYKTSFLFGFRYKL is encoded by the coding sequence ATGGCCACTGCAAAAAATTTTACCCAACTATTTTTTTCAGCATTTCTTGCAACTGTTGCGCTGGAGGCCTCCGCGCAAACGATCAAAGGTCGTGTAACGGATGCCACCACCGGTGAACCACTGGTAGGCGCTACCGTGGTACTGAAAGGCGCCTCCGCGAAAGCTGTTGTGAAGCTGGACGGAACATTCCAGTTCAAAAACCTGAAACCGGGAGATTATGAACTGATGGCTACCTGTTACGGCTATACTGTTATCAAGGCAGGCCCGGTGCATGTCAAAGGAGACAATGATTTCCAGGTAGTTGACATGGCTGCAAAACCCCTGCAAAGCGACCTTTCCGGTATTTCGGTGCTCGGTAGCCAGCATGGGGAGTCCGGCGCCAGGAACCTGGAACAGAAATCCAACCAGGTGGTGAATATCCTGTCGTCCAAAACATTGCAACTGCTGCCGGATATCACCGTCGCCAACGCCCTTCAGCGTGTAAGCGGCGTTACCATTGAAAAAGGTAGCTCAGGAGAAGGTCGCTACCCAATTATCAGGGGTATGGATAAGCGTTATATCAACACGCTGGTAAATAATATCAAAATCCCCAGCCCGGATAATAAAAGCCGCTTCATCCCGCTGGACCTCTTTCCATCGGAACTGCTGGAACGACTGGAAGTAAGTAAAAGCCTGACACCTTCGATGGAAGGGGATGCCATCGGCGGTACCATCAACCTGGTCATGAAAGATGCGCCCGCTTCTCAATTACTCCAGGTGAACTTCTCCGGAGGATATAATAATATCTTCGCTGACCAGCCTTTTCAATCCTTCTCTACCAGCACCATGAACAAACGTTCTCCCAACCAGATCAACGGTGCTACCTATGCAGCAAAGGAAGCTGAATTCCCGCTCGGTCACATGAACTATACGCCTAAATCAGGCCCCATCAATACCACTGCCGGCATCACCATCGGTAACCGCTTTGGTAAAAATAAAGCGCTGGGCGTCATCCTCTCCGGCAGCTACCAGAACCAATACCGCGGTACCGCCACTTCCGTGTTCAGCACCGCCACCACGCCAAATGTCGATAACATCCCTTCATTCGAATACCTGAGAGAAAGAAAATATTCTACCCTGACACAACGTATAGGCGTAAGCGGTAAAGTCGACTACCACTTCAACCAACGGAATAAAATCTCCCTGTTCTCTACCTATGTCCACCTGGACGACAGACAGGTTCGTCTGTCGTATGATACTACCAACGCCATCAACCAGACGCTCTCTTATTCTACCAGAAGCACCTGGCAATATCAATCTATCTACAACGCTACACTGCAAGGGGAGCATCAGCTGACAGGGTCTTCAAAACTGGACTGGTCTGCTGTTTACTCCATCGCAAAAAATTCAATTCCTGATCAGACATCCTTCGCACACGGCGGACTCAGTGTAGACAGAACAGGCAAAGAAGTGAAACTCAACGGCGACGATATCCTGAATGCCATGAACCGCAGCTGGATGCAAAACAGCGATAAGGACCTGTCCTTTTATGCCAACTATACCAAAGAAACAAGATTGTTGAACCGGTTTTTTGAATTGAAAGGAGGGGTGTTATACCGTCACAAAACCCGTGATAACTTCTACAACTACTATACCCTGAATCCGCTGCGTATCAATGGTAACAACCAGTTATATACTTCCGTGGACTCAGCTAAGTTTACTTTCATCGGTACAGACGCTACCGCACAGCTGAACGGTAACAACTATACGTTCAACGAAGATATCACCGCAGCTTACCTGCAGGGCAAATGGCAACTGACAACAGCCCTGGAAGCACTGGGTGGTTTAAGAGTAGAACATACCCGCCAGCATTACAATACACAACTGCCTCCAACTGCCGACTACAAAGACGGTACCATTACCTATACCGACCTGCTGCCTAGTCTGCAACTGAAATATCAGCTGCAGCATAACCAGACATTACGTCTCTCTTATTACAAAGCCATCGCAAGGCCACAGTTCTCTGAACTGATCCCTGATGGCCCGGACAACTACGAGCTGTTCAAGGAAAGAGGTAACCCTGAAGGGTTGCAGCACTCTACCGCACATAACTTCGACTTCAGATATGAACTGTTCCCGGGCAAAGCAGAGCAACTGTTACTGGGCGTATTCTACAAAAGAATAGATGACCCGATCGAATTGTCGGTAAGAAAATTTGGTTACAACTCACAGGTCTTTGAACCGGTGAACATCGGTACTGCGGCTACCAACTACGGCTTTGAAGCGGTATTCGTTAAATACATCGGTTCCTTCGGTATCTCTGCCAACTATACCTATACGCACTCCAGCATTACCAACGACAGCATGCTGTATAAGTACAGAGACCCGCAGTTAGGTATCACCGATAAATATATCGCTGAAACCAGGCCTATGCAGGGACAGGCCAACCATATCGGCAATCTTTCCCTGTTGTACAAAAACACGAAAACAGGTACGGACATCCAGGTGGCGATGGTGTATACCGGCGAAAGACTCGCTATCCTGAATACCTACGCCGGACTGCATTACTGGCTGCAACCAACTACGCAGCTGGACCTGTCTTTCGAGCAACGCCTGTACAGGAGACTGACCTTCTACGGTAAAATCAATAACCTGACGAATACACCTACCGTTATGGCTATGCACCTGCCTTACAACAGCTACCTGGCCAAAACCAGCGTGCCTTTGAGCCAGCAGTCAAGCCCTGATAGCAAAATTGTTGTGCAGAAAGACTATTATAAAACATCCTTCTTATTTGGCTTCAGATACAAACTCTAA
- a CDS encoding macrolide family glycosyltransferase translates to MSNVLFLGMPTHGHINPTLGLVHELTRRGEKVYYFASEYFRAKLEAAGAIFFAYNEDLDIFKGGGKSSSGGGLLSVTSKAPSVIADILTQTTGIKFDYLIHSAAFPFTAAMVQMLGIPSVSSLAVFAGLDRFRNMPASILPPDISENYNAVSRQLKEAFGITMPENPMEMMLYNSPLKLVYTSRYFAPPSAYLDESCRFVGPPVFERQEDLHFPFEKLSGKRVLYISLGTIFGVYDTSLYEQFLAAFRDWNGIVVMTAHGASLDTMAFPDHFIVRDYVPQNALLKHTTVAITHAGMNSMSDLVSNEVPFVCLPLGADQPLLAARAASLGATINLDVQQLTPDLLKNAVNEVIADPAYCEAIQKINASFKAAGGYRKAADEIFSFMGKAGNK, encoded by the coding sequence ATGTCGAACGTATTATTCTTAGGTATGCCCACACACGGGCACATCAATCCTACATTAGGACTCGTACATGAATTAACCCGCCGCGGCGAAAAGGTATATTATTTTGCATCGGAATATTTCCGCGCGAAACTCGAAGCGGCCGGCGCCATTTTTTTCGCCTACAATGAAGACCTCGATATATTCAAGGGTGGCGGCAAATCCAGCTCCGGCGGCGGTTTATTGAGTGTAACAAGCAAAGCTCCTTCCGTTATTGCAGATATATTAACCCAGACGACGGGGATAAAATTCGATTACCTTATCCATTCTGCGGCATTTCCTTTTACAGCGGCCATGGTGCAGATGCTGGGAATACCTTCCGTTTCTTCGCTGGCCGTCTTTGCAGGACTGGACCGGTTCAGGAACATGCCAGCCAGTATACTCCCACCCGATATATCAGAAAATTACAACGCGGTATCGAGGCAGTTGAAAGAAGCCTTTGGCATTACCATGCCGGAGAATCCGATGGAAATGATGCTCTATAACAGTCCGTTAAAACTCGTATATACCTCCCGATATTTTGCCCCACCATCAGCTTACCTGGATGAGAGCTGCCGTTTCGTTGGGCCACCGGTTTTTGAAAGACAGGAAGATCTCCATTTCCCATTTGAAAAACTGTCTGGCAAACGTGTGCTGTATATCTCCCTGGGAACCATTTTCGGCGTATATGACACCAGTTTGTACGAACAGTTCCTGGCAGCTTTCAGGGATTGGAACGGAATAGTTGTAATGACAGCCCACGGTGCCAGCCTGGATACCATGGCGTTTCCGGACCATTTCATCGTGCGGGACTATGTACCACAGAATGCATTGCTCAAACACACGACTGTGGCCATCACCCATGCCGGCATGAACAGTATGAGTGACCTGGTAAGCAATGAAGTGCCGTTTGTCTGTCTGCCGTTAGGCGCAGACCAGCCCTTACTGGCGGCACGCGCTGCATCGCTGGGCGCTACTATCAACCTGGATGTACAACAGCTTACGCCCGATCTGCTGAAAAATGCGGTAAATGAAGTCATAGCCGATCCCGCATATTGCGAAGCGATCCAAAAGATCAATGCATCATTTAAAGCCGCTGGTGGGTATAGGAAAGCGGCAGATGAGATATTTTCGTTTATGGGCAAGGCAGGAAATAAATAA